In Candidatus Nanosynbacter lyticus, one genomic interval encodes:
- a CDS encoding H+-transporting ATPase, translated as MEALSFALTYAIPAAFAAIGAAIVGAAAMNAAGRNPEKINDLRTMMILGISFIDAIAIIGFVAAIVGKVM; from the coding sequence ATGGAAGCATTATCATTTGCACTTACCTACGCAATCCCAGCTGCATTTGCGGCAATCGGCGCTGCAATCGTTGGCGCAGCTGCTATGAACGCCGCTGGTCGCAACCCAGAAAAAATCAACGACCTACGCACAATGATGATTTTGGGTATCTCTTTCATCGACGCGATTGCTATTATTGGTTTCGTCGCAGCAATCGTCGGCAAAGTTATGTAG
- the atpF gene encoding F0F1 ATP synthase subunit B yields the protein MERILTQFANSGASEKADLLSSLGIDWTLLALQTVAFLILLFVLRKFVYPPMMEMLVKREKDLKAADAAAKSAKENADRAEEMTAEMVRKARVEASNIVASAREEAAEVVEEAAKKATAKSEALIKEAHNTIAQEVKNAKKELHNSTLELVAEAAGKVLNEKINSKKDAKLISTALEEAE from the coding sequence GTGGAGAGAATATTAACACAATTTGCCAATTCTGGCGCGTCAGAGAAGGCTGATTTGCTGAGCTCGCTAGGGATTGATTGGACATTGCTAGCACTTCAGACAGTAGCGTTTCTGATTCTGCTTTTCGTGCTGCGTAAGTTTGTCTATCCGCCAATGATGGAGATGCTTGTTAAGCGCGAGAAAGACCTTAAGGCTGCGGACGCGGCGGCGAAATCAGCCAAAGAAAATGCTGATAGAGCCGAAGAGATGACTGCCGAGATGGTGCGAAAAGCCCGAGTTGAAGCTAGTAATATCGTAGCATCAGCTCGAGAAGAAGCAGCCGAGGTTGTTGAGGAAGCGGCTAAAAAAGCCACCGCCAAGTCGGAGGCCTTGATTAAAGAAGCTCATAATACAATTGCCCAGGAAGTTAAAAACGCTAAGAAAGAATTGCATAATTCAACTCTGGAATTGGTAGCTGAGGCGGCTGGCAAAGTCTTAAACGAGAAGATTAATTCTAAAAAGGATGCAAAGCTAATCTCGACCGCGCTAGAGGAGGCTGAATAG
- a CDS encoding F0F1 ATP synthase subunit delta yields the protein MRLVSRRKLAKYAAEQIMAGNDTIMEEIASLLVHEKRQREIELLVRDVEAELAEHGEIVASVESARKLDVDTKREIEKYLMSAVSANNNKSKVTLKESIDPTLIGGFKLRTPTATLDATIAKKLNDLRAKKI from the coding sequence ATGCGATTGGTGTCCAGGCGAAAGTTGGCAAAATACGCAGCTGAGCAGATTATGGCTGGCAATGATACGATTATGGAAGAAATTGCTAGTTTGTTGGTTCATGAAAAACGCCAGCGAGAGATTGAGTTGTTAGTGAGGGATGTCGAAGCAGAATTGGCTGAGCATGGTGAAATCGTGGCGTCAGTTGAAAGCGCAAGGAAGCTTGATGTTGATACAAAGCGAGAGATAGAAAAATATCTGATGTCTGCAGTGAGCGCCAATAATAATAAGTCGAAGGTGACGCTGAAGGAATCAATTGACCCAACGCTAATTGGTGGCTTCAAGCTACGAACGCCAACCGCAACGCTGGACGCGACGATTGCCAAGAAATTAAACGACTTGCGGGCGAAGAAAATCTAG